Genomic DNA from Pontibacillus yanchengensis:
CTTCGATGAGCTTTGAATATAGTACGAATATTGATTATCGCTTACCTTCAACGGTTGAAATTAATTTGTATCGTGTTATCCAAGAAGCAACCCATAATATTACAAAATATTCGGAAGCTGAGATTGTGAGCATACAATTAATGGATCACAAACACAAAGTAGAACTAAGTATAGTGGATGATGGGAAAGGATTTGATACCACACTTTCTCATAATTATGGGTTAGGTCTTCATCATATGGAAGAGCGGATGGCACAGCTTGGTGGAGCATTTAGGATTGATTCCACTCCAAATCAAGGTACAAGAATTACTGCTTTTGTTCCGAAAGGAGAGGTTTTTCTTTGATAAAAGTCATGGTGGTGGATGACCATGTATTAATACGCCGTGGTATTGTAATGCTACTTGAGGGATATGCTGATATAGAAATAGTAGGAGAAGCGAGCAATGGGGATGAAGCGATAGTAACAGCAGTAAACCAACAGCCAGATGTCATTTTAATGGATATATCTATGCCAGATGGGTTGGATGGTTTTACTGCTGCAGAGGAAATTCTGAAGCAAACGGAAAACACAAAAGTTGTATTATTGTCCATGCATGATGAAGAGGTATATATTCAAAAAGCTATTCAATTGGACGTATGCGGGTATATTTTAAAGAAGAGTCAAGGTGGGGAGCTTCATGAAGCGATCCAAACCGTGCACAATGGTGGAAGGTACTATAAAGTAGGAATTCCAGAAGATCAGCTAGAGAAGTTGTCTCAGCATCGAGGAAAAGAAAGTTCCATCCTATCGACTCGAGAGAAAGAAATAGTCCGGTTAACGATTCTCGGTTACTCAAATAAGCAAATTTCAGAGCGGTTATATATTAGCCCTAAAACCGTGGAAAACCATAAGGCCAACATT
This window encodes:
- a CDS encoding response regulator transcription factor; amino-acid sequence: MIKVMVVDDHVLIRRGIVMLLEGYADIEIVGEASNGDEAIVTAVNQQPDVILMDISMPDGLDGFTAAEEILKQTENTKVVLLSMHDEEVYIQKAIQLDVCGYILKKSQGGELHEAIQTVHNGGRYYKVGIPEDQLEKLSQHRGKESSILSTREKEIVRLTILGYSNKQISERLYISPKTVENHKANIMQKLGLKNKSEMIQYGINNSYLDLKLNNH